The genomic stretch tgtgcatatgtttttgagtacattgtgtgtgtgtgtgtgtgcacgtgtgtgtgtgtgcatgagtgcacAGTTTGCATTTTCATAAGCACATAATGTACACTGCTTTCACTGCCTCATATGCAGTCCTTCTCAGAGGCGCAATACATGGCATCTGTCACAGAGGTGAGGTGTGCTTTTCAAATGCACAGCTCACTCACTTACATTGTAGTTGACAACGACCTGCATCAAAGCATCAGAGTACCTGtgaataaagaaaacactgacattGCACTGTATAATACTCCTTATATAAGACACTCGGACAAGAACAGCTCAGAGCCAGACGCCTGGGATATTCAATATGTTTCCTTTAATTTGAAATAGTACTCAAACAAATGAGCAGTGTTATTGTAATGTGAAATGTATCATATTGCTCTGTGTGTGCGTTTTAATCCCTGGGTCCATATAGCTACCTCAAAAGGAAAATGTAGAGTTAGCTGCTGGCCCATACGTTTCAATGAAATAGAAGTGACTGATGACTATACAAACCCTCCCTTTCATTTCCTGAATCTCAGGTCTAATAAAAATGGTTGTCACCGCGGGCTGTCTGGCTGCATATCCCTAAGTATCACTACTGACAGAACACAATGGCATTCATAATAACGTTTCTCCTCATCTCACTGATGGCAGTCATACAGAATAGGGCATGTTGTGACATGCACTGGTCGGGGTCTTGGTTctatctgtgtgcgtgtgtgtgtgaaggagagagactgtgtgctACTGTGTGCAggcatgattgtgtgtgtgtgtgtgagtgtgtagtacTGGCCCTTTGCCATATGAGGCTTATCCACAGTCCAGATCCTCTACTACACCCTGCCCTCTTCTCACTAGCCCTGCCTCTGTCAAATCAATGGCACTCTACTACCACCTAGTGGACCACAACGGAATATTAGCCATCTGGGGCCagactgggagaggaggagaggagctgttTACAAGTGGCATTTTTCCCTAATTAAAAGTAGCACTTGTTGGAGCACTTGGTCTGGAGAAGGACTGGCATCCACAGTGATGCAGGCCGGGCCCTCAATCCGCTGGTAAGCCTCCTCCACTCTGCAGACAAAGAGAATAAGTAATTATGTCCCACAAATTAACAAAGCACTTAAAATCTGGGTCAGCAGTACCTTTGAGATGGTATACCAAATTAATTGCTTTTCCTGATCACATGAACTAACCAGGAAAAAGCTAAGGGCCATAAGGATGAGTAAAGCTATAAAATAATGATCACAATGGTTTTTGATAGTTGTATGTCAATTTTAGACTGCAAATTGCTATGCCTTTGCCTGGTTCATCCATATACCGTAATATATTTCACATAATAAGTACCAAAACATACAGCCATAGTGGACATTGAGCAATAGTAAGAACAATGGTCTAGAagattaaaaaacaacaactgacaGCACATAATCATCATGCCAGAGGTTTGGACAGGTGATGGACTGAGAGCCAGAGTCCAGACTGTCAACAGTGATCAACAGCTGTCTTCCTCGAGGATAATGACTGCTCATTGAATATCTGGTGAGCCCATGTGAAAAgcattcatcccaaatggcaccctattccctatatggggcactacttttggccagagcccaatgggccaaggtcaaaggtagtgcactatgtagggaatagggtgccatttgggacaaagcccaGGATGTCAGCAGGTAGAATGAACGAAAGTTGCCATCGACCAGTCTGACTACTAGCAGTGCGTAATGGAGCAGACCAACTCAGCAACAAATCACTTGTTCTTTCCTCATCAGATGGTTCCCCTCGGGATGGGAACTGATTGTTAAGTGTTTGATGGGTCAGACTAAGACGGAGTAGGACCTGATGTCCACTCAATtaggtacagtagtgtgtgtgtgtgtgtgtgtgtgtctgtgtgtgtgtgtgtgtgtatagggtgtggacatgtttaactaAACTTGTGGGAaccagaatagtaaacaaaccaaaatttaaccaactggggacattttgtcagtccccacaaggaaaaggGTTCATTTTAGGGGGTTTATGGTTAGAATTAGAAGTTAGGTTCAGGAAAGTAGGATTttcaatgggaatcaattgtATGTGCCCCGCAAGGTTGGTtaaacaagactgtgtgtgtgtgtgtgtgtgcgtgcagatCACAGTTAGTGATGCTCATCTGACCACTTCAATTCAGCAGTGTGTAAGGTCTGTTAATAAACCGCTGCAAAGTGTGTGCGTTCCCCACATCTTTATACATACACCGAAACAATAGGTCCTGTCAATATGTTGGAGTAGAACATGTAATATGTACTACTATATATCTACTCACTTCAGTATTGTGAGCTGTATTACATTCTAATACAGTGGTAAACTTGAAGTATAGCTTCATCTGAATTTCAGTCATCTTACGTTTTTAGTCAAAGTAGAGGGGggatagatgaaggggagacacTGTAGGAAGGTTGGACACAGAGATCAAACCTCGGCCTCTGCGGTCGACATGTGCGCTTgagacaggtgtgttcccactAGACCACAGGCTCTGCACAAGAAATCTTACTTCTGTCTGAACAGGTGATTGgcctccagctcctcctcctccatggtcttgtcctgacctctgacctgtagtctcctcatcctctcctgtgaGCTGAGGCTGAGCATCAGCACCAGGCTGGGCCTCAGGAGGTCCCCTGGCCAGCCATACACCTCACTGCCAGCCTGGGGCAGGTTACCCAGCCTACCACCCACCGCCGTGGCAATGGCGTAGGCTGCTGTGCTGTGCCAGTACctgggaggaatggagagtaTCGGGAGATAGTGGGTTGTTGTGAGCCTCAAAGACCAGAGACTATGTCTGGTCTACTGGTGTTGTTTGGTGGTTCATTCACAGCTATGTTGAAAATTGGAACCTTTGCTGTGCTTTTTTTATGACATTAAAGTGGCATAGCCTACTAAGGCAGTTACACATACGATTTTCAACATACAATGGCCGTGTCCGAATACCCGTACTTGCTTTCTAAACAGTAGGCTGTTTGGGTATGTGAAAATAGAACGTTTTATAGCATGGGATATTTATTTTGGACCGAAGCTTGTCGCCTGCCTCCCCgtctttgggacaacgactcccattgttagggcggaggcGTGCATCTCATCATTATATACACATCTATGGTGTAAGCATACGGTAAACGCtcataaaaatgaaaaataacaaTTATGAACTTTCATTCGTAGGCTAGGTTGCAGTCCCCTCATGATTGGTATAGGGAGAAGTTGAGTATCATGTAgcagcctaaacctatggatgttacagtgagctgggtgaatggaatatgaatcatccaatatgctgtaataaaaACAAGTTCATGCTCCTAAAAAAAATAagattgtcctccctcatcttaaacggcaccgacagCCACTGAGGGTTAGTACACGGTGTGTCATTTTAGTAAGAAGTAGGCAAAACAGATTTCAGACACAGCCATACATTCAGAAGAGATGACATATCCCAACTCATCAAACTTGCTACAACACCAAAGCTATTTCATCCTGCCCTTACCTGTCTACAATGACAGGTGCTTGTCTGGCCTCCTGGCCTATGTGTCCTGCTGTCAGGTAATTCCCAAGGGCGTAGAAGGCCCTGCGGATGAGGGGGGGCTCAGTGTCGAAGCGGGCCCTCCATGGGGACAGACACTGCGGAGGGGACTTCAGGAGAGTGGCCCCCAGTGCCTCCGTCAGGGACTCAGTCAGAGTGGTTTTCCCTGAGCAGTAGTGGGAATAGAGAGAAATTAGAGAAGGAAAAAAAGCATTGTAACTGACTGAAAGAGCATTCAGTTTTGTATGACCTGAGTTTTTCCTGATCGAAAGGAAAGGAAAACTCCTGGCCGTATACAATCGGCCACATTGAATTGGCAAGGACAATAGTGAAGTAGTAATGGTGTTAACCTGTAGCATCCAATCCCTCTATGACAATAACAGGAAAGTCAGTTTTCTCTTTAGACTCGAGTCGCTGGTCCACAAGCTCCAGCACTGCCTTGGACTCCGGGATGATgtcaacacactacagatgagGAGCAAAGTAGATGGAGATGAGATAAGGTTGTAGTTGGCCTGTGTGAAAATCATGTTATTCCTTTCTCCACCACTGGAGTGTGACATTTctaggtttttattttgtccctGACTGCACACAGTATTACACAGGCTTATATAGTTTACCACAGCATGAGTCATTATACCCATACTCAAAcacggaaatggttccaatagtttttccaccattcattttatcCATtgtggattttagaaacacttcaaataagctctgtgtttcgtgtaggtttaccctggcgcgacattttgataaccgtgtaaatccctctcggacaaggtgacatTTTCATAAGTGTAAATccctctcggacaaggtgacatTTTGATAACAGTGTAAATCCCTCTCGGACattgtgacattttgataacagTGTAAATccctctcggacaaggtgacattttgataaccgtgtaaatccctctcggacaaggtgacattttgataaccgtgtaaatcactctcggacaaggtgacattttgataaccgtgtaaatccctctcggacaaggtgacattttgataaccgtgtaaatccctctcggacaaggtgacattttgataaccgtgtaaatcccTATCGGACAAGGTGacatttttaccccctttttcgtgaTAATGATCTTGTCTCGTCGCTGGAACTCCACCACGGGCTGCCGAGAGGAGAAGGTCGAGTCATgcctcctccgaaacatgacccgccaagccacgctccttaacacccgctcgcttaacctggaagccagccgcaccaatgtgtcggaggatacaCCGTTTAACTAACAACCGATGTCAGCCTGCAggctcccggcccgccacaagaagTTGCTAGAGCACAATGAGCCAGGTAAAACCcagcggccaaaccctcccctaacccggacggcactgggccaattgtgcgccgccctatgggactcccagtcatggCTGGTTGTGACACTGCcttggttcgatcccaggctgtagtgacgcgGCAGTACtgcggtgcagtgccttagaccgcacagtgttggagaagaaagtaaaagtgcaatacttttattgtaaaaaagctaacgtttcagttccttgctcagaacatgagaaccaatgaaagctggtggttccttttaacatgagtcttcaatatttccagttaagaagttttacgttgtagttattataggaattataggactatttctctctacatcatttgtatttcatatacctttgactattggatgttcttataggcactatagtattgccagcctaatctcaggagttgataggcttgaagtcataaacagcgcacagcgaagagctgctggcaaacgcaggaaagtgctgtttgaatgaatgcttacgagccttctactgcctaccaccgctctgtcagactgctctatcaaatatgaAATCaaagacttaattataatataataaaacacataaatacgagccttaggtcattcaAATGGtaaaatctggaaactatcatttcgaaaacaaaacgtttattctttcagtgaaatacattGCTAAGAATAAGGAAAATGACTACAGTTTCAACTGGttattgttttcaggctggttgtattggttctagctaggtaccaagcacacaccccgctaactagctagccatttcacaagGGTTACGCATGTAACTCaacccccttttgacctccttttCTGctgcaaccagtgatccgggtcacggcaccaatgtaacagtgttgcttcaatctctctcctcgcc from Oncorhynchus clarkii lewisi isolate Uvic-CL-2024 chromosome 25, UVic_Ocla_1.0, whole genome shotgun sequence encodes the following:
- the LOC139383523 gene encoding UMP-CMP kinase 2, mitochondrial: MARRMMSRLGQWSSYVFAVDFDTNSDPIYFALASKQSERPQVFRNVLADEMCYSLHVQSDDKIERAKFYGGLKKKLSKALPPECTILEMSIFQPNVKDSVIKGYFLKDASKSSATERVLGELLRNDPVYVCSYLCGGEDRQWSQHLWSNTEDGWVEVLEKYCVVPAEKPVHHPSTLNMINYDVFYSFEDAYKVLQQCVDIIPESKAVLELVDQRLESKEKTDFPVIVIEGLDATGKTTLTESLTEALGATLLKSPPQCLSPWRARFDTEPPLIRRAFYALGNYLTAGHIGQEARQAPVIVDRYWHSTAAYAIATAVGGRLGNLPQAGSEVYGWPGDLLRPSLVLMLSLSSQERMRRLQVRGQDKTMEEEELEANHLFRQKVEEAYQRIEGPACITVDASPSPDQVLQQVLLLIREKCHL